A genomic stretch from Bradyrhizobium quebecense includes:
- a CDS encoding MFS transporter codes for MSTAESKTIEVAEIEDTSLLAFYRDMNLPERRTFWACASGWTLDGMDFMIYPLVIGTIITLWKVDAGTAGLAGTVTLLASAVGGWLGGYLSDRIGRVKTLQLTIIWFSFFSLVCAVVQNFDQLLIARALLGLGFGGEWAAGAVLIGEAIRPQYRGRAVGSVQSGWAIGWGLAVLAQAILFSILPPENAWRWMFVIGALPALLVFYLRRYVTEPEISAATMAQQQASGSGPAALWEIFQGPILKTTLLASLVGTGMQGGYYAVTFWVPRFLTTERKLSVVGSTGYLATLIIGSFIGYLVGAWLADRIGRRNLFLIFSLGAIAIVLLYTQLPLSNEVLWVLGFPLGFFASGYFSGMGAFLTELYPTRLRGSGQGFCYNFGRGVGALFPFLVGALSTTTTLANAIAIFAVAAYAVFFIAAYALPETRGRVLHAGG; via the coding sequence ATGAGCACGGCCGAATCCAAAACGATCGAAGTCGCAGAGATCGAGGACACCAGTCTCCTCGCCTTCTATCGCGACATGAACCTGCCGGAGCGGCGCACGTTCTGGGCCTGCGCCTCGGGCTGGACGCTCGACGGCATGGATTTCATGATCTATCCGCTGGTGATCGGCACCATCATCACGCTGTGGAAGGTCGATGCCGGCACTGCCGGCCTCGCCGGCACCGTGACGCTGCTGGCTTCCGCCGTCGGCGGCTGGCTCGGCGGCTATCTCTCCGACCGGATCGGGCGGGTCAAGACGCTGCAGCTCACCATCATCTGGTTCTCGTTCTTCTCGCTGGTCTGCGCCGTGGTGCAGAATTTCGACCAGCTCCTGATCGCCCGCGCGCTGCTCGGCTTGGGCTTCGGCGGCGAATGGGCGGCAGGCGCGGTGCTGATCGGCGAAGCGATCCGGCCGCAATATCGCGGACGCGCGGTCGGCTCGGTGCAATCGGGCTGGGCGATCGGCTGGGGCCTTGCGGTGCTGGCGCAGGCGATCCTGTTCTCGATCCTGCCGCCAGAGAACGCCTGGCGCTGGATGTTCGTGATCGGCGCGCTGCCGGCGCTGCTGGTGTTCTACCTGCGCCGCTATGTCACCGAGCCGGAGATCTCCGCCGCGACGATGGCGCAGCAGCAGGCATCCGGCAGCGGGCCCGCCGCATTGTGGGAGATTTTCCAGGGACCGATCCTGAAGACCACGCTGCTGGCCTCGCTGGTCGGCACCGGCATGCAGGGCGGCTATTACGCCGTCACCTTCTGGGTGCCGCGCTTCCTCACCACCGAGCGCAAGCTCTCGGTGGTCGGCTCGACCGGCTATCTCGCGACGCTGATCATCGGCTCCTTCATCGGCTATCTGGTCGGCGCCTGGCTCGCCGACCGGATCGGCCGGCGCAATCTGTTCCTGATCTTCTCGCTCGGCGCCATCGCGATCGTGCTGCTCTATACCCAATTGCCGCTGTCCAACGAGGTGCTGTGGGTGCTGGGCTTCCCGCTCGGCTTCTTTGCCTCAGGCTATTTCTCCGGCATGGGCGCGTTCCTGACCGAGCTCTACCCGACCCGGCTGCGCGGCTCCGGCCAGGGCTTCTGCTACAATTTCGGCCGCGGCGTCGGCGCGCTGTTTCCGTTCCTGGTCGGCGCGCTCTCGACCACGACCACGCTGGCTAACGCGATCGCGATCTTTGCGGTGGCGGCCTACGCCGTGTTCTTCATCGCCGCCTACGCGCTGCCGGAAACGCGCGGGCGCGTGCTGCATGCGGGTGGGTAA
- a CDS encoding L,D-transpeptidase, producing MSMKFAVALAATLGAVIVMSQTAEARPEMVGIHADNYEPGTIVVKTNERRLYLILDSGHAMRYPVGVGKSGKQWAGTTRIDGKYRNPAWSPPAEVKRDKPSIPNVIAGGSPANPMGVAAMTLAGGEYAIHGTNVPGSVGGFVSYGCIRMLNPDITDLYSRVSVGTTVVVTR from the coding sequence ATGTCGATGAAGTTTGCGGTGGCGCTGGCTGCCACCCTTGGTGCTGTTATTGTGATGTCGCAGACGGCCGAAGCGCGGCCGGAAATGGTCGGAATACACGCCGACAATTATGAGCCGGGCACCATCGTGGTGAAGACCAACGAACGGCGGCTCTACCTCATTCTCGATTCCGGCCACGCGATGCGTTATCCGGTCGGCGTCGGCAAGTCGGGCAAGCAGTGGGCCGGCACGACCCGGATCGACGGCAAGTACCGCAACCCGGCCTGGTCGCCGCCCGCCGAGGTCAAGCGCGACAAGCCGAGCATTCCGAACGTGATCGCAGGCGGTTCGCCCGCGAACCCGATGGGCGTCGCCGCGATGACGCTGGCCGGCGGCGAATACGCGATCCACGGCACCAACGTGCCGGGCTCGGTCGGCGGCTTCGTCTCCTACGGCTGCATCCGCATGCTGAATCCCGACATCACTGATCTCTATTCGCGCGTCTCGGTCGGCACGACGGTGGTCGTCACCCGCTGA
- a CDS encoding RsmB/NOP family class I SAM-dependent RNA methyltransferase: MPPSRFAVPAEVPGLAARRIAADILDGVLHKHRTLDDQLDGAGAHPGLKSLADRDRALMRRLVSTILRKLGTLGHVLSRLLDRGVPTDAPRAQSALLIGAAQILWMDVPDHAAVDLSVRLVQSDRRAAKYAGLVNAVLRRCAREGQGLIDEISPQTLDLPQWMLARWNAHYGEATARDMALALGHEPSLDLTVKSDAPQWASRLHGEILPTGTVRTLLQGSVTMLPGFAEGQWWVQDAAAALPVRLFGDIKDKRVADLCAAPGGKTAQLALAGAQVTAVDRSPARVARLRDNLTRLALQAETVVADAAEWPAEAASFDAILVDAPCTSTGTIRRHPDVAWLRQEGDIAALTALQKRLLHKAANLLKPGGTLVYCTCSLEPEEGEHAIAALLASESGLRRAPVETSEVAGLDDIITADGDLRTLPSHLPNADPRLGGLDGFYAARLVKS; this comes from the coding sequence ATGCCTCCTTCAAGATTTGCAGTTCCTGCCGAAGTCCCCGGTCTCGCGGCGCGCCGTATCGCGGCCGACATCCTCGACGGCGTGCTGCATAAGCACCGCACGCTCGACGATCAGCTCGACGGCGCCGGCGCGCATCCCGGCCTGAAATCGCTGGCCGATCGCGACCGCGCATTGATGCGCCGGCTGGTGTCGACCATCCTGCGCAAGCTCGGCACGCTCGGCCATGTGCTGTCGCGCCTGCTCGACCGCGGCGTCCCGACCGATGCGCCGCGCGCGCAGAGCGCGCTCCTGATCGGCGCCGCGCAGATCCTCTGGATGGACGTGCCTGACCATGCCGCGGTCGATCTCTCGGTGCGGCTGGTGCAGTCGGACCGGCGCGCGGCGAAATATGCCGGGCTGGTCAACGCCGTGCTGCGCCGCTGCGCGCGCGAGGGCCAGGGCCTGATCGACGAGATCAGCCCGCAGACGCTGGATCTGCCGCAATGGATGCTGGCGCGCTGGAATGCGCATTACGGTGAAGCCACCGCGCGCGACATGGCGCTGGCGCTCGGCCATGAGCCGTCGCTCGATCTCACGGTGAAGTCCGACGCGCCGCAATGGGCGAGCCGCCTGCATGGCGAGATATTGCCGACGGGAACCGTGCGCACGCTGCTGCAGGGTTCCGTGACCATGCTGCCGGGCTTTGCCGAAGGCCAATGGTGGGTGCAGGACGCCGCCGCCGCGCTGCCGGTGCGGCTGTTCGGCGACATCAAGGACAAGCGGGTCGCGGACCTCTGCGCGGCGCCCGGCGGCAAGACGGCCCAGCTCGCGCTGGCCGGCGCACAGGTCACCGCGGTCGACCGCTCGCCGGCGCGGGTCGCGCGGCTGCGCGACAATCTCACACGGCTGGCGTTGCAGGCGGAAACTGTCGTCGCCGACGCCGCCGAATGGCCGGCGGAAGCCGCGAGCTTCGATGCTATCCTGGTCGATGCGCCCTGCACCTCGACGGGAACCATCCGCCGCCATCCCGACGTCGCCTGGCTGCGCCAGGAAGGCGACATCGCCGCGCTGACGGCCCTGCAGAAGCGGCTCCTGCATAAGGCCGCCAATCTGCTGAAGCCGGGCGGCACCCTGGTCTACTGCACCTGCTCGCTGGAGCCGGAGGAAGGCGAGCACGCGATCGCCGCGCTGCTGGCGAGCGAATCAGGCCTGCGCCGTGCGCCGGTCGAGACAAGCGAGGTCGCCGGCCTCGACGACATCATCACCGCCGACGGCGATTTGCGTACCTTGCCCAGCCATTTGCCCAACGCCGACCCGCGGCTGGGCGGGCTGGACGGCTTTTACGCCGCCCGGCTGGTTAAATCCTGA
- a CDS encoding MFS transporter — protein MQTGTEHAKACTNVYPGRAAVVSWIFFDWAAQPYFTLITTFVFAPYFASFVAPDAASGQALWGFATAAAGLAIALLSPVLGAIADASGRRKPWIAVFGALLVIGSSAMWIGKPGNPDIIPALLLAYAIASVGVEFATVFNNAMMPTLVPPDRIGRLSGTGWATGYVGGILSLVLVLGFLAANAETGRTLFGFTPLFGLDPVMHEGDRITGPLTGLWFIIFVTPMFLFTPDYPAKRPMRAALGEGLRELRESLVSLPKQKSLARFLLANMIYTDGLVSLFTFGGIYAAGTFGWDTIRIGTFGIILAVAGAFGGWLGGKLDDAFGPKRVITGSLVILLFAIVVILTVNKDSILFIQVAPPVPGAPLFAGAAERAYIVLGCLIGATGAPLQAASRSLLIRLAPKDRIAQYFGLFALTGKVTSFIGPLLIGAITAATASQKYGMAVLVGFFVVGLALLAKVRG, from the coding sequence ATGCAGACGGGCACTGAACATGCGAAGGCCTGCACCAACGTCTATCCTGGCCGCGCAGCCGTCGTCAGCTGGATCTTCTTCGACTGGGCCGCGCAGCCCTATTTCACGCTGATCACGACCTTCGTGTTCGCGCCATATTTCGCGAGCTTCGTTGCGCCCGATGCCGCGAGCGGGCAGGCGCTGTGGGGCTTTGCCACCGCAGCCGCGGGACTGGCGATCGCGCTGTTGTCGCCGGTGCTGGGTGCGATCGCCGATGCCAGCGGCCGGCGCAAGCCGTGGATCGCTGTTTTCGGCGCGCTGCTGGTGATCGGCTCGAGCGCGATGTGGATCGGCAAGCCCGGCAATCCCGACATCATCCCGGCGCTGCTGCTGGCCTATGCGATCGCGAGCGTCGGCGTCGAGTTCGCGACCGTGTTCAACAATGCGATGATGCCGACGCTGGTGCCGCCGGACCGGATCGGGCGGCTCTCCGGCACCGGCTGGGCTACCGGCTATGTCGGCGGCATCCTGAGCCTCGTGCTGGTGCTCGGCTTCCTCGCCGCCAACGCCGAGACGGGCCGCACGCTGTTCGGCTTCACGCCGCTGTTCGGTCTCGATCCGGTCATGCATGAAGGCGACCGCATCACCGGGCCGCTGACCGGGCTGTGGTTCATCATCTTCGTGACGCCGATGTTCCTGTTCACGCCGGACTATCCGGCGAAGCGCCCGATGCGCGCGGCGCTCGGCGAAGGCCTGCGCGAGCTCAGGGAATCACTGGTGAGCCTGCCGAAGCAGAAATCGCTGGCGCGGTTCCTGCTGGCCAACATGATCTACACCGACGGGCTGGTCTCGCTGTTCACGTTCGGCGGCATCTATGCCGCCGGCACGTTCGGCTGGGACACGATCCGGATCGGCACCTTCGGCATCATCCTGGCAGTGGCGGGGGCGTTCGGTGGCTGGCTCGGCGGCAAGCTCGATGATGCGTTCGGGCCGAAACGCGTGATCACCGGCAGCCTCGTGATCCTGCTGTTTGCGATCGTCGTGATCCTCACGGTGAACAAGGATTCCATCCTGTTCATCCAGGTCGCGCCGCCGGTGCCTGGCGCTCCGCTGTTCGCGGGCGCCGCCGAGCGCGCCTATATCGTGCTGGGTTGCCTGATCGGCGCCACCGGCGCGCCGCTCCAGGCAGCCTCGCGCTCGCTCCTGATCCGGCTCGCGCCGAAGGATCGCATCGCGCAGTATTTCGGACTGTTCGCGCTCACCGGAAAGGTGACGTCGTTCATCGGCCCGCTGTTGATCGGCGCGATCACGGCAGCGACCGCGAGCCAGAAATACGGCATGGCGGTGCTGGTGGGGTTCTTCGTGGTGGGGCTGGCGCTGTTGGCGAAGGTGCGCGGATAA
- the ggt gene encoding gamma-glutamyltransferase: MAPTMSRRLFAALLVIGIATPALGQVQRRAYEPSATSTIQSIRAENGMVVAQEKLAARVGTDILRQGGNAVDAAVATGFAMAVTYPRAGNIGGGGFMVIHLAGRNEDVAIDYRETAPQAASRDMFLNADGKPDPDKSRNSALAIGVPGTVAGLALALEKYGSGKFTLAQIVKPAIDLARDGFIVTDDTSDTLSDMYRRMSRWPNSAKTFSHADGTPLHEGDRLIQGDLAGVLTAIAEQGPRGFYEGAVAEKLVSGIRNAGGIFTLADLRAYQPVIRTPIRGTYRGFDIVSMPQPSSGGVVLLEILNILEGFPMSDMKQGSAASLHVMIEAMKRAYADRARYLGDPAFVDAPTQLLIDKDYAARQRATIDLARATPWTDVRNAKQPHEGDNTTHYSVVDANGNTVSNTYTLNFPYGVGLVADGTGVLLNNELDDFTAAPGASNAFGLVGFEANLPGPGKRPLSSMSPTIVLKDGKPVLVTGSPGGSRIISAVTQIIVDVIDYKMDIAAAVAAPRMHHQWLPDEVRIERGFPDEVLAELRAKGHKPVEPLGYSSANSIVVTTSGLLGAPDPRTRGSEAAGY; the protein is encoded by the coding sequence ATGGCGCCAACGATGTCGCGACGGCTGTTTGCCGCTCTCCTCGTGATCGGCATCGCGACTCCCGCCCTCGGTCAGGTGCAGCGGCGCGCTTACGAGCCCTCAGCCACCAGTACGATTCAAAGCATTCGCGCCGAAAACGGCATGGTGGTGGCGCAGGAGAAGCTGGCGGCGCGGGTTGGCACCGACATCCTGCGGCAAGGTGGCAACGCCGTCGACGCCGCGGTCGCGACCGGCTTTGCAATGGCGGTGACCTATCCGCGCGCCGGCAATATCGGCGGCGGCGGTTTCATGGTGATCCATCTCGCCGGCCGCAACGAAGATGTCGCAATCGATTATCGCGAAACCGCGCCGCAGGCCGCGTCGCGCGACATGTTCCTGAACGCCGACGGCAAGCCGGACCCGGACAAGTCCCGCAATTCCGCGCTCGCGATCGGCGTTCCCGGCACGGTCGCGGGCCTTGCGCTGGCGCTGGAGAAATACGGCTCCGGCAAGTTCACGCTGGCGCAGATCGTCAAGCCCGCGATCGATCTGGCCCGCGACGGCTTCATCGTCACCGACGACACGTCGGACACGCTGTCGGACATGTATCGCCGCATGTCGCGCTGGCCGAACTCGGCCAAGACGTTCTCGCATGCCGACGGCACGCCGCTGCATGAGGGCGACCGCCTGATCCAGGGCGATCTCGCTGGCGTACTGACGGCAATTGCCGAGCAGGGACCGCGTGGCTTCTACGAGGGCGCGGTCGCCGAAAAGCTTGTCAGCGGGATCAGGAATGCCGGCGGCATCTTTACGCTCGCGGATCTGAGAGCCTATCAGCCGGTGATCCGTACGCCGATCCGCGGTACCTATCGCGGCTTCGACATCGTCTCGATGCCGCAGCCGTCCTCCGGCGGCGTCGTGCTGCTGGAGATCCTCAACATCCTCGAAGGCTTTCCGATGTCGGACATGAAGCAGGGCTCGGCCGCCTCGCTGCATGTCATGATCGAGGCGATGAAGCGGGCCTATGCCGATCGCGCCCGCTATCTTGGTGATCCCGCCTTCGTCGACGCGCCGACGCAATTGCTGATCGACAAGGACTATGCCGCCAGGCAGCGCGCGACCATCGACCTTGCCCGCGCCACGCCCTGGACCGATGTCCGCAACGCCAAGCAGCCGCACGAGGGCGACAACACCACGCATTATTCGGTCGTCGACGCCAACGGCAACACCGTCAGCAACACCTACACGCTGAACTTCCCCTACGGCGTCGGCCTCGTCGCCGACGGCACCGGCGTGCTGCTCAACAATGAGCTCGACGATTTCACCGCCGCGCCCGGCGCCTCCAACGCTTTCGGCCTGGTCGGCTTCGAGGCCAATCTGCCGGGGCCGGGCAAGCGCCCGCTGTCGTCGATGTCGCCGACCATCGTGCTGAAGGACGGCAAGCCCGTGCTGGTGACGGGATCGCCGGGCGGCAGCCGCATCATCTCCGCGGTGACGCAGATCATCGTCGACGTCATCGACTACAAGATGGACATCGCGGCCGCGGTCGCCGCGCCCCGCATGCATCATCAATGGCTGCCCGACGAGGTGCGGATCGAGCGCGGCTTTCCCGACGAGGTGCTCGCCGAGCTGCGCGCCAAGGGCCACAAACCGGTCGAGCCGCTCGGCTACTCCTCCGCGAACTCGATCGTCGTCACGACCAGTGGTCTGCTCGGTGCGCCCGATCCACGGACACGCGGCTCGGAAGCGGCCGGATACTAG
- the purH gene encoding bifunctional phosphoribosylaminoimidazolecarboxamide formyltransferase/IMP cyclohydrolase — MTEQLRRVTRALLSVSDKTGLIDFAKALSDHGVELVSTGGTAKAIAAAGLKVKDVSELTGFPEMMDGRVKTLHPKVHGGLLAIRDNKEHAAAMASHGIAPIDLLVVNLYPFEATVDKGAGFEECIENIDIGGPAMIRAAAKNHDDVAVVVEAQDYQAVLDELAAHKGATSLGLRRRLAAKAYARTAAYDAAISNWFAVQLDTKAPDFRAFGGKLIQSLRYGENPHQTAAFYATPEKRPGVATARQLRGKELSYNNINDTDAAYECVGEFDPQRTAACVIVKHANPCGVAEGPDLATAYARALACDSTSAYGGIIAVNRKLDTDAARAIIGIFTEVIIAPDATEEAISIIAGRRNLRLLLAGGLPNARAIGLTAKTVAGGLLVQSRDNAVVEDMNLKVATKRAPTDAELRDLKFAFRVAKHVKSNTIIYAKDLATVGIGAGQMSRVDSARIAARKALDAAAELKLAEPLTKGSVVASDAFFPFADGMLACIEAGATAVIQPGGSMRDDEVIKAADEHGIAMVFTGVRHFRH; from the coding sequence ATGACCGAACAGCTTCGCCGCGTGACCCGCGCTCTGTTGTCCGTTTCCGACAAGACCGGACTGATCGATTTCGCCAAGGCGCTTTCCGACCATGGCGTCGAGCTGGTCTCGACCGGGGGCACCGCCAAGGCGATCGCGGCGGCCGGGCTCAAGGTCAAGGACGTCTCCGAGCTCACCGGTTTCCCGGAGATGATGGACGGCCGGGTCAAGACACTGCATCCGAAGGTGCATGGCGGCCTGCTCGCGATCCGCGACAACAAGGAACATGCCGCGGCGATGGCCTCGCATGGCATCGCGCCGATCGACCTCTTGGTGGTCAACCTCTATCCGTTCGAGGCCACCGTCGACAAAGGCGCCGGCTTCGAGGAGTGCATCGAGAATATCGACATCGGCGGCCCCGCGATGATCCGCGCCGCGGCGAAGAACCATGACGACGTCGCCGTGGTGGTCGAGGCGCAGGATTATCAGGCCGTGCTCGACGAGCTCGCCGCGCACAAGGGCGCGACCTCGCTCGGCCTGCGCCGGCGGCTCGCGGCCAAGGCCTATGCCCGCACCGCGGCCTATGACGCCGCGATCTCGAACTGGTTCGCCGTGCAGCTCGACACCAAGGCACCGGACTTCCGCGCCTTCGGCGGCAAGCTGATCCAGTCGCTGCGCTATGGCGAGAACCCGCACCAGACCGCGGCATTCTATGCCACGCCGGAGAAGCGGCCGGGCGTTGCGACCGCACGCCAGCTGCGGGGCAAGGAACTGTCCTACAACAATATCAACGACACCGACGCGGCCTATGAGTGCGTCGGCGAGTTCGATCCGCAGCGCACCGCGGCCTGCGTGATCGTCAAGCATGCCAACCCCTGCGGCGTCGCCGAGGGTCCGGATCTTGCGACCGCCTATGCCCGCGCGCTCGCCTGTGATTCCACCTCGGCCTATGGCGGCATCATCGCGGTCAACCGCAAGCTCGATACAGATGCTGCGCGCGCCATCATCGGCATCTTCACCGAGGTGATCATCGCACCCGATGCGACCGAAGAGGCGATCTCGATCATCGCAGGCCGGCGCAACCTGCGCCTGCTGCTTGCAGGCGGGCTGCCGAACGCGCGCGCGATCGGGCTCACCGCCAAGACCGTTGCCGGCGGCCTCTTGGTGCAGAGCCGCGACAATGCGGTCGTCGAGGACATGAATTTGAAGGTTGCGACCAAGCGCGCGCCGACCGATGCCGAGCTGCGCGATCTCAAATTCGCCTTCCGTGTCGCCAAGCACGTCAAGTCGAACACCATCATCTATGCCAAGGATCTCGCCACCGTCGGCATCGGCGCCGGCCAGATGAGCCGGGTCGATTCCGCACGCATCGCCGCGCGCAAGGCGCTCGATGCGGCAGCCGAGCTGAAGCTCGCAGAACCCCTGACCAAGGGGTCGGTGGTCGCCTCCGACGCGTTCTTCCCGTTCGCCGACGGCATGCTCGCCTGCATCGAGGCCGGCGCGACGGCGGTGATCCAGCCCGGCGGCTCGATGCGCGACGACGAGGTGATCAAGGCCGCCGACGAGCACGGCATCGCCATGGTGTTCACCGGCGTGCGGCATTTTAGGCACTAA
- a CDS encoding heparinase II/III family protein, which yields MSVAQSRRISTLIAGRFARSMLARASGSTVALSRLWPGRTDRLIIAPHDLRTADATRAAEIYAGRFVFAGKIVTCHGRSIFDLEPPSEDWEAALLGFGWLRHLRAADTALTRANARSLVDDWISNQARKRPLERRADVRARRVISLLSQAPLVLGDTDGKFYRKYLRGLAREIRYLRHSTHENDGVPRLQVLIALCYASLCLANQARNIKSATRRLSDELQRQILPDGGHISRNPGALVELLSDLLPLRQTFAARNIAPPPALLNAIDRMMPMLRFFRHGDGSFALFNGMSTAPSDLVATLLAYDDTRGVPMASMPHTGFQRLDAGNMTLIIDTGPPPPASVSQDAHAGCLSFELSSGVSRIVVNCGMPNTGRDNWRPFARSTAAHSTLTYRDTSSCQFVELSAMKRLLRGAPVTSGPGNVESYREAIPDGDVLTASHDGYLSRFGVIHRRVLMIAQDGTRMEGEDSLSPAPGGRIKGSEAEFALRFHLHPSVKASRLSDARGVMLVLPNRDVWTFEAMDDKVDLEDSVFLAGNDGPRRTSQIVIRQNARQAATIRWSFVRSSTSATATNARRNARREPELPL from the coding sequence GTGTCGGTCGCTCAAAGCAGACGCATCTCGACGCTGATTGCTGGCCGGTTTGCCCGCAGCATGCTCGCACGCGCCAGCGGGAGCACGGTGGCGCTGTCGCGGCTCTGGCCCGGCCGCACCGACCGGCTGATCATCGCGCCGCACGACCTCCGGACCGCCGACGCCACCCGCGCGGCCGAGATCTATGCCGGGCGATTCGTGTTCGCCGGCAAGATCGTCACCTGCCACGGCCGCTCGATCTTCGATCTCGAACCGCCATCGGAGGATTGGGAAGCCGCCCTGCTCGGCTTCGGCTGGCTGCGTCATCTGCGCGCCGCCGACACCGCGCTGACCCGCGCCAATGCCCGCTCGCTGGTCGACGACTGGATTTCCAACCAGGCCCGCAAGCGGCCGCTGGAGCGGCGCGCCGACGTGCGCGCGCGGCGCGTGATCTCGCTGTTGTCGCAGGCGCCATTGGTGCTCGGCGACACCGACGGAAAATTCTACCGCAAGTATCTGCGCGGGCTGGCGCGCGAGATCCGCTATCTGCGCCACTCCACGCACGAGAATGACGGCGTTCCGCGCCTGCAGGTCTTGATCGCGCTGTGCTACGCCTCGCTCTGCCTCGCCAACCAGGCGCGCAACATCAAATCGGCCACGCGCAGGCTGTCGGACGAATTGCAGCGCCAGATCCTGCCCGATGGCGGCCACATCTCGCGCAATCCCGGCGCGCTGGTCGAGCTGCTCAGCGATCTCTTGCCGCTGCGGCAGACCTTTGCTGCACGGAATATCGCGCCGCCGCCGGCACTGCTCAACGCGATCGACCGCATGATGCCGATGCTGCGCTTCTTCCGGCACGGCGACGGCAGCTTCGCGCTGTTCAACGGCATGAGCACCGCGCCCTCCGATCTCGTCGCGACGCTGCTCGCCTATGACGACACCCGCGGCGTGCCGATGGCGAGCATGCCGCACACCGGCTTCCAGCGCCTCGATGCCGGCAACATGACCCTGATCATCGACACCGGTCCACCGCCACCGGCAAGCGTCAGCCAGGATGCGCACGCCGGCTGCCTGTCGTTCGAGCTCTCCTCCGGGGTCAGCCGCATCGTCGTCAATTGCGGCATGCCGAACACCGGGCGCGACAATTGGCGGCCGTTCGCGCGCTCCACCGCGGCGCATTCGACGCTGACCTATCGCGACACCTCGTCGTGCCAGTTCGTCGAGCTGTCGGCGATGAAGCGGCTGTTGCGCGGCGCGCCGGTCACCAGCGGGCCCGGCAATGTCGAGAGCTACCGCGAAGCCATCCCCGACGGCGACGTGCTGACCGCCTCGCATGACGGCTATCTCTCCCGCTTCGGCGTCATCCACCGCCGCGTGCTGATGATCGCCCAGGACGGCACCCGGATGGAGGGCGAAGACTCGCTGTCGCCGGCACCCGGCGGCCGCATCAAGGGCAGCGAGGCCGAATTCGCGCTGCGCTTCCATTTGCACCCCTCGGTGAAGGCGAGCCGGCTGTCGGATGCCCGCGGCGTCATGCTGGTGCTGCCCAACCGCGACGTCTGGACCTTCGAGGCGATGGACGACAAGGTCGACCTCGAGGACAGCGTCTTCCTGGCCGGCAATGACGGCCCGCGCCGCACCTCGCAGATCGTGATCCGGCAGAACGCAAGGCAGGCCGCTACCATCCGCTGGAGCTTCGTGCGCTCCTCGACCTCGGCCACCGCCACCAACGCCCGCCGCAACGCCCGCCGCGAGCCGGAACTGCCGCTGTAG
- a CDS encoding DUF1674 domain-containing protein: MSEKSPSPLPPEPAPRKPLTPAAQRALAEAAARRKAAEEVAAKEAAARPKEFQGPKGPEPTRYGDWETKGIASDF, translated from the coding sequence ATGTCTGAGAAATCGCCATCGCCATTGCCGCCGGAACCCGCACCGCGCAAGCCGCTGACGCCGGCCGCGCAGCGCGCGCTCGCCGAGGCTGCGGCGCGGCGCAAGGCTGCCGAGGAGGTCGCTGCGAAGGAGGCGGCCGCGCGGCCGAAGGAATTCCAGGGCCCGAAGGGACCGGAACCGACGCGTTACGGTGATTGGGAGACCAAGGGCATCGCCTCGGATTTTTGA
- a CDS encoding thermonuclease family protein, translating into MSPYERINPYRGTGRPPFRRSPWGRRVSAALPWVFVLGIAVGSTLPIRRWAPQWIPLPPHWSLSRSRDAEMIWQRAGAPDARHSVDVIRTIDGDTFEARVHLAPGPDLYTRVRLRGIDAPELKASCARELQMAQAATVALRHLLGQGDVAIYNIGPDKYQGRVVADVATKKTDNVSAALLAAGHARAYNGGHRFGWCGNFAR; encoded by the coding sequence ATGTCCCCATACGAGAGAATAAATCCTTATCGTGGGACGGGACGTCCGCCCTTTCGCCGCTCACCCTGGGGCCGCCGCGTCTCGGCAGCGCTGCCGTGGGTGTTCGTGCTCGGCATTGCCGTCGGCAGCACGCTGCCGATCCGCCGATGGGCGCCTCAATGGATACCCTTGCCGCCGCACTGGTCGTTGAGCCGGTCGCGCGATGCCGAAATGATCTGGCAGCGGGCCGGCGCGCCCGACGCTCGCCATTCTGTCGATGTCATCAGGACGATCGATGGCGACACGTTCGAGGCGCGGGTGCATCTCGCGCCGGGACCCGATCTGTACACGCGGGTCCGGCTGCGCGGCATCGATGCGCCGGAGCTGAAGGCGTCGTGCGCGCGCGAACTGCAAATGGCGCAAGCAGCCACGGTGGCGCTGCGCCATCTGCTCGGCCAGGGCGATGTCGCGATCTACAATATCGGGCCCGACAAATATCAGGGTCGCGTCGTCGCCGACGTCGCGACGAAGAAGACCGACAACGTCTCCGCCGCGCTGCTCGCGGCCGGGCATGCCCGCGCCTACAATGGCGGCCATCGCTTCGGCTGGTGCGGAAATTTTGCCCGCTAA